A single window of Rubripirellula lacrimiformis DNA harbors:
- the gltB gene encoding glutamate synthase large subunit, with product MMNNGNSDNTPLFHLPPAQGLYDPEQEKDACGVGFIAHIKGIPSHQNVIDADTILQNMDHRGACGCETNTGDGSGIMCGLPHKFLRKVAKADLGVDLPAPGSFAAGLVFLPRDEAERATCKSTIETLIAESGQKFIGWRDVPQMTDLADVGPTARKSEPFIEQLFVGAADGLKDDAFDRKLYMIHKQASHQLRGPSSKLKQALMFYICSLSTKVIIYKGMLTPAQVLPYFPDLRDEDFETHLAMVHSRFSTNTFPSWDRAQPLRFMSHNGEINTLRGNKNWMRAREGSAESKLFGDELQKLFPVIEPNGSDSGTFDNVLEFMLMNGRTLQEAIMMMVPEAWQKHETMDEEKRAFYEYFSCMMEPWDGPASIAFTDGHYIGATLDRNGLRPSRYYITHDDRVIMASEVGVLPVDPAIVKEKGRLQPGKMFLVDFEQGRLIPDEELKSEFAHRMPYGDWLKEQRIRLSDLNPQNEPHGFDGDTLLPRMQAFGYTTETMKFMLRPLVSELRDPVGSMGNDSALACLSDKPRMIYDYFKQLFAQVTNPSIDSIREEVIMSLECYIGPEQNLLDATPEHCHRLLVDHPILTNEEIAALKHIDYEGWHSRVIDITFDRSEGKAGLKKTLDRIAAEAEDAADKGIQLVVLSDRRVSHDRVPVSALLATGAVHHHLVNQAKRTRIGLVVESGEAREVHHHCLLIGYGADGINPYLAFESLWQARLDGLMDPKLDDDKVVAAYRKGVAKGMLKVMAKMGISTLQSYKGAQIFEALGLRDEVIEKCFVGTASRIQGVSFDILAEETMRRHKLGYPSKSADRLTALPNLGEYHWRAEGEKHAWSPQSISDLQVAARGNDKDAYWRFAHTINEDNRNRCTLRGLFDFHVNDSESIPLDEVQPAKEIVKRFCTGAMSLGSISAESHETLAVAMNRLGGKSNTGEGGEDPVRFQPMENGDSKRSAIKQVASGRFGVTIEYLSNADEIQIKISQGAKPGEGGELPGKKVDNYIAGIRYSTPGVGLISPPPHHDIYSIEDLAQLIHDLKNANREARISVKLVSEVGVGVIASGVAKAHADHILIAGDTGGTGASPLTSIKHAGLPWELGIAETHQVLVLNNLRSRVVLQTDGGLKTGRDVAIAALLGAEEFGFSTAPLITLGCIMMRKCHLNTCPVGIATQDPELRKMFTGKPEHVVNYLFMVAEDARRWMAKLGFRTIDEMVGRSDKLKTDQAIKHWKTDGLDLTSILMPANKPHEDVDVICTMAQDHGLEKSLDMTVLLDAAKPAIESGKPVVIQSPIVNINRTVGTILSNEVAKKYGQAGLPDDTIRIELTGSAGQSLGAFLAHGITIELEGDANDYVGKGLSGGRVVVFPPRESSFTAADNILVGNVCLYGATGGEAYLRGRAAERFCVRNSGAITVVEGVGDHGCEYMTGGRVVCLGETGRNFAAGMSGGIAYIFDRDGKFNLNCNLATVELEKIETAEEEAEVKAIITKHHQYTHSDVAADVLENWDDFLSKCVKVMPVDYKRVLQSLQVEEVMA from the coding sequence ATGATGAACAACGGAAATAGCGACAACACTCCTCTCTTTCACCTGCCGCCAGCGCAAGGCCTGTACGACCCAGAGCAAGAAAAAGATGCCTGTGGCGTCGGTTTCATCGCGCACATCAAGGGAATCCCCAGTCACCAGAATGTGATTGACGCGGACACCATTCTGCAGAACATGGACCACCGCGGTGCTTGTGGCTGCGAAACCAACACCGGCGACGGCTCGGGCATCATGTGCGGCCTGCCTCACAAGTTCCTCCGCAAAGTCGCCAAAGCCGATCTCGGTGTCGACCTGCCTGCCCCCGGCAGCTTTGCCGCTGGTCTGGTTTTCCTACCTCGCGACGAAGCCGAACGAGCGACCTGCAAGTCGACGATCGAAACATTGATCGCCGAGTCGGGCCAGAAGTTCATCGGTTGGCGAGACGTTCCACAGATGACGGACTTGGCCGACGTCGGACCGACCGCTCGCAAAAGCGAACCCTTCATCGAACAGCTATTCGTCGGCGCAGCCGATGGACTGAAGGACGATGCGTTCGATCGCAAACTGTACATGATCCACAAACAGGCTAGCCACCAACTGCGTGGACCGTCTAGCAAGCTGAAGCAGGCGTTGATGTTCTACATCTGCTCGCTGAGCACCAAGGTCATCATCTACAAGGGCATGCTAACCCCCGCCCAAGTGTTGCCATATTTCCCCGACCTACGTGACGAAGATTTCGAAACGCACTTGGCGATGGTGCACAGTCGTTTTTCGACCAACACGTTCCCCAGCTGGGACCGTGCCCAACCGCTGCGTTTCATGAGCCACAATGGCGAGATCAACACGCTGCGTGGAAACAAGAACTGGATGCGAGCTCGCGAAGGCTCTGCTGAAAGCAAGTTGTTTGGCGACGAACTACAGAAGTTGTTCCCTGTCATCGAGCCCAACGGCAGCGACTCGGGCACGTTCGACAACGTGCTGGAATTCATGCTGATGAACGGCCGTACGCTGCAAGAGGCCATCATGATGATGGTCCCCGAGGCGTGGCAAAAGCACGAAACGATGGACGAAGAAAAGCGTGCGTTCTATGAGTATTTCAGCTGCATGATGGAACCTTGGGACGGCCCCGCATCGATCGCGTTCACCGACGGACACTACATCGGTGCGACACTGGACCGAAACGGCCTACGTCCTAGCCGCTATTACATCACGCACGATGATCGCGTCATCATGGCCAGCGAAGTCGGCGTGTTGCCGGTCGACCCTGCGATCGTCAAAGAAAAGGGCCGCCTGCAACCGGGCAAGATGTTCTTGGTGGACTTCGAACAAGGCCGTTTGATTCCCGACGAAGAACTGAAGAGCGAATTTGCGCACCGGATGCCGTATGGCGACTGGTTGAAAGAGCAACGCATTCGCCTGTCCGACCTGAACCCACAAAACGAACCTCACGGTTTCGACGGCGACACGCTGCTGCCACGGATGCAAGCGTTTGGGTACACCACCGAAACCATGAAATTCATGCTTCGACCGCTGGTATCGGAACTGCGTGACCCCGTCGGATCGATGGGCAACGACAGTGCGCTAGCGTGTTTGTCAGACAAGCCACGGATGATCTATGACTACTTCAAGCAACTGTTCGCTCAGGTGACCAACCCGTCGATCGATTCGATCCGCGAAGAAGTCATCATGTCGCTGGAGTGCTACATCGGCCCCGAGCAAAACCTGCTGGATGCAACTCCCGAACATTGTCACCGATTGCTGGTCGATCACCCGATCTTGACCAATGAAGAGATCGCTGCACTGAAGCACATCGATTACGAAGGATGGCACAGCCGGGTGATCGACATCACGTTCGATCGCAGCGAAGGCAAAGCCGGGCTGAAGAAGACGTTGGATCGGATCGCAGCCGAAGCCGAAGACGCGGCCGACAAAGGCATCCAACTGGTTGTCCTAAGCGATCGCCGGGTTTCGCACGACCGCGTGCCTGTCAGCGCTCTTTTGGCCACCGGTGCCGTTCACCACCACCTGGTCAACCAAGCCAAGCGGACACGAATCGGTTTGGTAGTCGAATCGGGCGAAGCTCGGGAAGTCCATCACCACTGCCTGTTGATCGGATACGGTGCCGATGGCATCAACCCATACCTGGCGTTCGAATCGCTATGGCAGGCTCGATTGGACGGGCTGATGGATCCAAAACTGGACGACGATAAAGTCGTCGCAGCCTATCGCAAGGGCGTTGCCAAGGGCATGTTGAAGGTCATGGCCAAGATGGGCATCAGCACGCTGCAAAGCTACAAGGGTGCTCAGATCTTCGAGGCACTTGGACTTCGCGACGAAGTCATCGAAAAATGCTTTGTGGGCACGGCCAGCCGTATCCAGGGCGTCTCGTTCGACATCCTGGCCGAAGAAACCATGCGTCGCCACAAATTGGGTTACCCATCGAAGTCGGCTGACCGATTGACAGCGCTTCCCAACTTGGGCGAATACCACTGGCGTGCCGAAGGCGAAAAGCATGCTTGGTCGCCACAGTCGATTTCCGACTTGCAGGTCGCTGCACGCGGGAACGACAAAGATGCATATTGGCGATTTGCACACACGATCAACGAAGACAACCGAAACCGTTGCACGTTGCGTGGGCTGTTCGATTTCCATGTCAACGATTCGGAATCCATCCCGCTAGACGAAGTCCAACCGGCCAAAGAAATCGTCAAACGTTTCTGTACCGGCGCGATGTCGCTGGGCAGCATCAGCGCCGAATCGCATGAAACGCTGGCCGTGGCCATGAACCGCCTTGGCGGCAAGAGCAACACCGGCGAAGGCGGGGAAGATCCAGTTCGATTCCAGCCGATGGAAAACGGCGATTCAAAGCGAAGTGCGATCAAACAAGTCGCCTCGGGCCGTTTCGGTGTAACCATCGAATATCTGTCGAACGCCGACGAGATCCAAATCAAGATTTCGCAAGGTGCGAAGCCAGGCGAGGGCGGGGAACTGCCGGGCAAGAAAGTCGATAACTACATCGCTGGTATCCGCTACAGCACACCGGGTGTCGGACTGATCAGCCCGCCGCCTCACCACGACATCTATTCGATCGAGGATTTGGCGCAACTGATCCACGACCTAAAAAACGCCAACCGCGAGGCACGGATCAGTGTCAAACTGGTCAGCGAAGTCGGCGTGGGCGTGATTGCATCGGGTGTCGCCAAGGCTCACGCCGATCACATTCTGATCGCCGGCGACACCGGCGGCACCGGGGCATCGCCGTTGACCAGCATCAAGCATGCCGGATTGCCATGGGAATTGGGGATCGCCGAAACTCACCAAGTCTTGGTGCTTAACAACCTGCGAAGTCGAGTCGTTTTGCAAACCGATGGTGGTCTGAAGACAGGACGCGACGTCGCAATCGCGGCATTGCTGGGTGCCGAAGAGTTCGGTTTCTCGACCGCACCCCTGATCACTCTTGGGTGCATCATGATGCGTAAGTGTCACCTGAATACCTGCCCGGTCGGCATCGCGACCCAGGACCCAGAACTTCGAAAGATGTTCACTGGCAAACCAGAGCACGTCGTGAACTACCTGTTCATGGTGGCCGAAGATGCACGCCGCTGGATGGCCAAACTGGGCTTCCGCACGATCGATGAAATGGTTGGTCGCAGCGACAAGCTGAAGACCGACCAAGCGATCAAGCACTGGAAGACCGACGGCCTGGACTTGACCAGCATCCTGATGCCAGCCAACAAGCCGCACGAAGACGTCGACGTGATTTGCACGATGGCTCAGGACCATGGGCTGGAAAAATCGTTGGACATGACCGTGCTGCTGGATGCCGCCAAACCGGCGATCGAATCGGGCAAACCTGTCGTCATCCAATCGCCGATCGTCAACATCAACCGAACCGTTGGCACGATCCTTAGCAATGAAGTCGCTAAGAAATACGGTCAAGCCGGTTTGCCAGACGACACGATCCGAATCGAACTGACAGGTTCAGCCGGGCAAAGCCTCGGTGCGTTCTTGGCACACGGGATCACGATCGAATTGGAAGGCGACGCCAACGACTACGTCGGCAAGGGGCTCAGCGGCGGACGCGTGGTGGTCTTCCCACCGCGGGAAAGCAGCTTCACGGCCGCTGACAACATTCTGGTCGGGAACGTTTGCTTGTACGGCGCGACCGGTGGCGAAGCCTATCTGCGTGGCCGGGCTGCCGAACGATTCTGTGTTCGAAACAGTGGTGCGATCACCGTCGTCGAAGGCGTCGGCGACCATGGCTGCGAATACATGACCGGTGGACGCGTGGTCTGCCTCGGCGAGACCGGCCGCAACTTCGCGGCCGGCATGTCGGGCGGCATTGCCTACATCTTTGATCGCGATGGAAAGTTCAACCTGAACTGCAACCTGGCAACGGTTGAACTGGAAAAGATTGAAACGGCCGAAGAAGAAGCCGAAGTCAAAGCGATCATCACCAAGCACCATCAGTACACCCATAGCGACGTAGCTGCCGACGTACTGGAAAACTGGGACGACTTCCTATCCAAGTGCGTGAAGGTCATGCCAGTCGATTACAAGCGGGTGCTGCAAAGCCTGCAAGTCGAAGAGGTGATGGCTTAA
- a CDS encoding LysR family transcriptional regulator has product MHLRTLELFCTIAEQRSFSKAAEAHDLTQSAASQAIGHLEESLGVRLIDRSKRPLVLTPEGQTYLSGLRGVLRSYQRLEEEVRSISCTLRGRITIGTIVSVGLSYMPAATEAFARLHPEVDVMTEFGSADRVVEMTTEGEVDFGLVSFPKSTKRIQCIPWQQEPMRIVCSAEHPLAEKRQMTLDQLRGSDMIGFDRELILRQEIDRCLARAGVAVNVRMEFDNVDSMIRAIQANRGMGIIPEAAVRRETANGSLRVVACREWRMTRPLGMIFRRSGRLSRAANEFGSLLLGRAIESEIKSKSGSRKAAAESGSIEAGNGTSIVA; this is encoded by the coding sequence TTGCACCTACGAACGCTTGAACTTTTCTGCACGATTGCCGAGCAACGTAGCTTTTCGAAAGCTGCGGAGGCTCACGATTTGACCCAGAGTGCCGCCAGCCAGGCGATCGGGCACCTGGAAGAATCGCTCGGCGTGCGGTTGATCGACCGTTCCAAGCGACCGCTGGTTCTGACGCCCGAAGGGCAAACCTACCTCAGCGGTCTGCGTGGCGTGCTTCGCAGTTACCAGCGGCTAGAGGAAGAAGTCCGCAGTATCAGCTGCACCCTTCGTGGCCGAATCACCATCGGAACGATCGTTTCGGTGGGCTTGAGCTACATGCCGGCGGCGACCGAAGCGTTCGCCAGACTGCATCCCGAAGTCGACGTGATGACCGAGTTCGGGTCCGCCGATCGGGTGGTGGAAATGACCACCGAGGGCGAAGTTGACTTCGGACTGGTAAGCTTTCCCAAGAGCACCAAGCGAATCCAGTGCATTCCCTGGCAGCAAGAGCCGATGCGGATCGTCTGTTCAGCCGAGCATCCTCTGGCTGAAAAGCGTCAGATGACGCTGGACCAGCTTCGCGGATCCGACATGATCGGGTTCGACCGCGAGTTGATTTTGCGACAAGAAATCGATCGCTGTTTGGCTCGCGCGGGCGTTGCGGTCAACGTCCGGATGGAGTTTGACAACGTGGATTCGATGATTCGGGCAATCCAAGCCAATCGTGGCATGGGAATCATCCCCGAGGCGGCGGTACGCCGCGAAACAGCCAATGGCTCGCTACGCGTAGTGGCCTGCAGAGAGTGGCGCATGACGCGTCCGCTTGGAATGATCTTCCGTCGATCAGGACGTCTTAGCCGAGCCGCCAACGAGTTCGGTTCATTACTGCTTGGACGAGCGATTGAATCGGAAATAAAGAGCAAATCCGGCAGCCGCAAGGCTGCTGCGGAAAGCGGTTCGATCGAAGCCGGCAACGGCACTTCGATCGTCGCTTGA
- a CDS encoding carbon-nitrogen hydrolase, whose translation MTRNVRLSLVQMRDAGSTQACVDAAVHWIEKAADDGAQIVCLQELFTGPYPCQAEDHRMFDLAEAIPGPTTQTLAKIAAKREVVIVAPLFERRAPGLYHNTVAVLDADGSVAGTYRKMHIPDDPLFYEKFYFTPGDLGFTPIQTRYAKLGVGICWDQWYPEAARLFALAGAEILLYPTAIGWIDEEKDEFGAGQQDAWRTAMRAHAIANGLWLGAPNRVGIEGRLEFWGSSFIASPRGEVVAQAGSVDDGLVTTDCQLGEIDVVRTHWPFLRDRRIDAYQGLTKRYLD comes from the coding sequence GTGACACGCAATGTTCGCTTATCGTTGGTGCAAATGCGAGACGCCGGTTCGACACAGGCCTGCGTTGACGCAGCCGTGCATTGGATCGAAAAGGCCGCCGATGACGGAGCCCAGATCGTTTGCCTGCAGGAACTGTTCACCGGCCCATATCCGTGCCAAGCCGAAGATCATCGGATGTTTGATCTGGCCGAAGCGATCCCCGGTCCAACCACTCAGACGCTAGCCAAAATCGCGGCCAAACGCGAGGTTGTGATCGTCGCGCCGCTGTTCGAACGACGGGCACCTGGGCTGTACCACAACACGGTTGCCGTTCTGGACGCCGACGGCAGTGTCGCCGGGACCTATCGCAAGATGCACATTCCCGATGACCCGTTGTTCTACGAAAAGTTCTACTTCACGCCCGGTGATCTAGGATTTACCCCCATCCAGACTCGCTATGCGAAACTGGGCGTGGGCATTTGCTGGGATCAATGGTATCCCGAAGCGGCTCGATTGTTCGCGTTGGCTGGCGCCGAAATCCTGCTGTACCCCACTGCGATCGGCTGGATTGACGAAGAGAAAGACGAATTCGGGGCAGGCCAACAAGACGCTTGGCGGACCGCCATGCGAGCACACGCGATCGCCAACGGACTTTGGCTCGGCGCCCCCAATCGCGTGGGAATCGAAGGCCGATTGGAATTCTGGGGATCATCCTTCATCGCATCTCCGCGCGGCGAGGTGGTGGCCCAGGCCGGCAGTGTTGACGATGGGCTGGTGACCACCGATTGCCAGCTCGGCGAAATCGACGTCGTCCGAACCCACTGGCCGTTTTTGCGAGACCGCCGAATCGACGCCTACCAAGGCCTGACCAAACGATATCTGGACTAG
- the bioD gene encoding dethiobiotin synthase, whose translation MTSPHGTPPTLFFAGTDTDVGKTYVACLVTKVIAERGRVVGVYKPVASGCREVDGVRIADDAVALAGAAGCPDAMDVVCPQRFLAPLAPPAAAAAEGRGVDSDLLFRGADAWAGNCDALIIEGAGGLFSPLADGVLNIDLALKFDGCKLIIVAANRLGAIHQTLATIAAARHRGLNPDGVILCDPTGQTDGSIDGNADQIARYTDVPILAVVPYQSLDADCVDAGSFDDVLGGLAFTNFIDALFMQ comes from the coding sequence ATGACGTCGCCCCATGGTACGCCGCCGACCTTGTTTTTTGCAGGCACCGACACCGATGTGGGGAAAACTTATGTCGCCTGCCTGGTGACCAAAGTCATCGCCGAGCGAGGGCGAGTGGTGGGTGTCTACAAACCGGTGGCCAGTGGGTGCCGGGAAGTCGACGGGGTGCGGATCGCCGACGATGCAGTCGCGCTGGCTGGGGCGGCTGGTTGTCCCGACGCGATGGACGTCGTTTGTCCGCAGCGGTTCTTAGCTCCTTTGGCACCTCCGGCGGCGGCGGCGGCGGAAGGCCGGGGCGTCGACAGCGATTTGCTTTTTCGCGGAGCGGATGCCTGGGCGGGCAATTGCGATGCGTTGATCATCGAGGGCGCCGGTGGTCTTTTCAGTCCGCTAGCCGATGGCGTGCTGAATATTGATCTAGCCCTGAAGTTTGACGGTTGCAAACTAATCATCGTGGCCGCCAATCGGTTGGGGGCAATCCACCAAACTTTGGCGACCATCGCGGCGGCGCGTCACCGTGGGTTGAATCCCGATGGAGTCATCCTCTGTGATCCAACTGGACAAACCGATGGATCCATCGATGGCAATGCGGATCAGATTGCTCGTTATACCGACGTGCCCATACTGGCCGTGGTGCCCTATCAGTCTTTGGACGCGGATTGTGTCGACGCCGGTTCGTTTGACGATGTTTTGGGCGGTCTGGCTTTCACAAATTTCATCGACGCACTGTTCATGCAGTAG
- the msrB gene encoding peptide-methionine (R)-S-oxide reductase MsrB: MKSTLRHIAESFRFKTGSAAVAIIVLLIASSSLTTRADESTKAPESQLKSAEDTDEAADDDESTYVPKSESSLRRSLTRIEFDVTQNEATEPAFRNKYWNNKDDGHYECVVCGRDLFDSKTKFKSGTGWPSFYAPLKADHVGYKTDNYFFYSRTEVHCSRCNAHLGHVFNDGPPPTGKRYCMNSASMKFVKARPPKTSSNEPASTQSASKD, encoded by the coding sequence ATGAAATCTACCCTCCGCCACATCGCCGAATCGTTCCGATTCAAAACGGGATCAGCGGCCGTCGCGATCATCGTCCTCCTGATAGCATCGAGCAGCCTAACAACACGAGCCGACGAAAGCACTAAGGCGCCCGAGTCGCAACTGAAGTCCGCCGAAGATACCGACGAAGCCGCCGACGACGACGAAAGCACTTATGTGCCGAAATCGGAATCTAGCCTGCGACGATCGTTGACTCGAATCGAATTCGACGTGACCCAAAACGAAGCGACCGAACCTGCCTTTCGGAACAAGTACTGGAACAACAAAGACGATGGCCACTACGAATGCGTTGTCTGCGGCCGCGATCTGTTCGACAGCAAAACCAAGTTCAAATCGGGAACCGGGTGGCCCAGCTTCTATGCACCGCTGAAAGCTGATCACGTGGGATACAAGACGGACAACTATTTCTTCTATTCCCGTACCGAAGTTCATTGCTCGCGATGCAATGCCCACCTTGGACATGTTTTCAACGACGGTCCACCACCAACCGGCAAACGCTACTGCATGAACAGTGCGTCGATGAAATTTGTGAAAGCCAGACCGCCCAAAACATCGTCAAACGAACCGGCGTCGACACAATCCGCGTCCAAAGACTGA
- a CDS encoding ABC transporter ATP-binding protein — protein MSQVELRNIESTLGGNVVLRGLDFVIPPEILAQAPQPYVVFLGASGSGKSTTLKIIAGLQAADSGNVIIDGRDVGGVPARDRGVAMVFQQDALYPHLTIRETLATTVRSVADRSVRQSQLDQAIELTGIAAIVDRYPDGLSGGELRRAAIAKAIARNAPVRLLDEPLSALDGPIRHALAGDLKRWHSQQPGLTIHVTHDGDEAMRMADVIAVIDGGTIVQIAKPETIYDAPASLAVANAIGSPPINRFPAIIRRGKIVSQDERVQLGTLKCPQDAATDRAVVLAVRPDRFVIGTSLVGGVAADDWGLSWSPPLADRSWCRVSQGVQLTAPVGPDATPGAGYQGGGSNRDGLDRNWATAVLSPAPTVPLDGELVLSASVGDVHVFDASTGMRIEGVHVDG, from the coding sequence ATGTCCCAAGTCGAACTTCGCAATATCGAGTCGACGTTGGGGGGAAACGTAGTGTTAAGAGGCCTGGATTTCGTCATTCCGCCCGAAATACTCGCTCAAGCGCCGCAACCCTACGTCGTCTTTCTGGGTGCCAGCGGAAGCGGGAAATCGACCACGCTGAAAATCATCGCGGGTCTGCAGGCGGCGGATTCTGGAAACGTCATCATCGACGGACGTGACGTGGGCGGTGTGCCAGCACGCGATCGAGGGGTCGCGATGGTGTTCCAGCAGGATGCTTTGTACCCCCATCTGACGATCCGAGAAACGTTGGCGACGACGGTTCGATCGGTGGCTGATCGGTCGGTTCGGCAATCTCAACTGGATCAGGCAATCGAGTTGACGGGGATCGCCGCGATCGTTGATCGGTATCCGGATGGGCTCAGTGGGGGGGAGCTGCGTCGGGCTGCGATTGCAAAGGCGATCGCTCGAAATGCACCGGTGCGATTGTTGGACGAACCGCTTTCCGCCCTGGATGGCCCGATACGACATGCCTTGGCCGGCGACCTGAAACGCTGGCATTCGCAGCAGCCCGGTCTGACCATTCACGTCACGCATGACGGCGACGAAGCGATGCGGATGGCAGACGTCATTGCCGTGATCGATGGTGGAACCATCGTCCAGATCGCCAAGCCCGAAACGATTTACGATGCGCCCGCTAGCCTAGCGGTGGCCAATGCGATTGGTTCGCCGCCGATCAATCGGTTCCCGGCAATCATTCGTCGCGGCAAGATCGTTTCGCAAGACGAACGTGTTCAACTTGGAACGTTGAAGTGTCCGCAAGACGCCGCTACTGATCGTGCGGTGGTGTTGGCTGTTCGGCCCGATCGTTTTGTCATCGGAACATCGTTGGTTGGTGGTGTGGCCGCAGATGATTGGGGACTGTCTTGGTCGCCGCCATTAGCGGATCGTTCCTGGTGCCGCGTGAGCCAGGGTGTGCAGTTGACTGCGCCGGTAGGTCCCGATGCGACACCTGGCGCCGGGTATCAAGGCGGCGGATCGAATCGTGACGGGCTAGATCGCAATTGGGCGACAGCCGTCCTGTCGCCCGCACCCACTGTGCCCCTGGATGGCGAGCTTGTGTTGTCCGCGTCCGTGGGCGACGTTCATGTGTTCGACGCGTCAACGGGGATGCGGATCGAAGGTGTCCACGTTGATGGATGA
- a CDS encoding TSUP family transporter codes for MDEWISLLPITMILCFGIFVQSAAGFAAGLLIVPALLWCGYTIPAAQAAMLVATIPQNVWGVWSLRDSISPRRVVWPALARVLFLPVGVMLLYSMESLPTDSIRQIVGGVVLAATLAIMWFNPVPRSSLHPIWAWLAFPVSGFLQGVVGMGGPVMVFWVQAHDWDSKQTRGFLFTMYLISIIPALAILYIAFGDRIVAPAVSAAASIPVLWLSAIMGLRFGTWLGTERLRRLTLVLLLLLGVSGVTAPWWR; via the coding sequence ATGGATGAATGGATTTCGTTGTTGCCGATCACGATGATCTTGTGCTTCGGTATTTTTGTTCAGTCGGCAGCTGGCTTCGCGGCCGGCTTGCTGATTGTTCCCGCATTACTTTGGTGTGGTTACACGATTCCAGCGGCCCAGGCTGCGATGTTGGTTGCGACGATCCCCCAGAACGTTTGGGGCGTTTGGTCCCTGCGTGATTCCATCTCGCCCCGGCGAGTGGTCTGGCCCGCATTGGCCCGCGTTCTTTTCTTGCCTGTCGGCGTGATGTTGCTGTATTCGATGGAGTCGCTGCCGACCGATAGCATCCGACAGATTGTCGGTGGGGTCGTGCTGGCCGCGACGCTGGCGATCATGTGGTTCAACCCAGTGCCCCGAAGTTCGCTGCATCCGATTTGGGCGTGGCTCGCGTTTCCCGTTTCGGGATTTTTGCAGGGAGTGGTGGGAATGGGAGGGCCTGTGATGGTGTTCTGGGTCCAGGCTCACGATTGGGATTCCAAGCAGACGCGAGGATTCCTGTTCACGATGTATCTGATCAGCATCATTCCTGCGCTGGCGATTCTGTACATCGCTTTCGGCGACCGGATTGTTGCACCGGCGGTGTCAGCCGCGGCATCGATTCCGGTGTTATGGTTGAGCGCCATCATGGGGCTGCGTTTCGGCACATGGTTGGGGACCGAGCGGCTGCGTCGATTGACATTGGTGCTGCTATTGCTGCTGGGCGTCTCCGGCGTGACAGCACCGTGGTGGCGATGA